TGTTTATGAACCTTAATAGCAATCACCAATTTCATCACTCAAATTGAAAAAACAATACAAAACTTAGTTTCACCTGATCACCAAATTCGCTTCCGTAATTAATTATTCCATCGACTCATATTAAAGAAGTAATTCCCAATTTTCTCAACTGGATTTGTAAAATGAAACTTTTAAGATTTCAAGATGGTTTATTTTATACTATATGATACATCTTAAAGATCCATACTTCAAACTCTAACTAAAATCATGAATATAAACATCATGAATGAATTCTAGAAAGAGTTTAGAGAGGAGACATAGAAAGAGGAAGGAGGCAGCAATATACGGGAAAAAGAGGGATGCGACAAGTTACAACTATGTTTGTCATGAAACTATAGAGTTCAAAGGCTAGTAGCGTAATTTCAATATTAAAGATTGACTAAGTCAATGAGAAAATACTAAGCAAGTTGCAATTGACAGATTTCTTAATGGCACGGACATTTAATATATATGCCTTTCCCTACATGGGCATTTTTTTAAAATTgcctttgtttatttatttatttattttaatattcaattTTTGTTGTCATAAGTCAAGAATGGTAGCTATTGACCAGAAGTCCATAGATATGCAAGTGGATGTTTCTTTCAAAGATTGATATACTACAAAGCTTGAATTATTGCGTTTTACTAGATACAATTATGCAAGCCTTGAACAGTACATAGGGAGGACTGAGGAGTCAAGTCAGTGACGCATTTGGAGTGACTACAATGACTTTTATGAAATTGGATTACCAAATCATTGGATAAGAATATGATTGAAACCTACTTAACAACGAGGTTTATATGTAAAAGATTGATGAATGGTTGGAgaattaacacaaaattggttaaaaagatcaaaatcaatagtTTCTGTGTGAAAATGACATTTaagttttgatactgtttaaatggacaaaaatataaaaatagccaggatgtaaacagtttcatcctacccattttcaaatattttttcttatttttaatttacatcaggatatatccagtttcattcttgctattttttaagttaaagtcaggatgaatccagtttcatccttgctaattttttgatgtccatttcacccatactaatttttactcgtccatttgaaccctgttttaaaaatatttggacaaatgaactATTTTCCGGAGAATTaactaatgataataataattacTGATTCGGTAAAGAATGGCAGGTATTGACCGGAATCTAGGACTACCAATAGAAATTATGTATAGCTACCTAATTCTTACTTAGTGGAGTTTTCTGTTCGATCCTTCTGGGTATAAATACATGTAAACAACTTGCATATGTACTCAAAGGTATTCTAATATTcaagaagagaaaaaataaaGTGAGAAAAATGGAAGCAGGCAAATGTGTAAAAGCCCCTCACTGCGCTCTAATCATGGGTGTACTGGTTTTGGGGCTACTTGTGGTACAAACTCCAGTTGAGGCTAAGAGCTGCTGTAAAAGCACCGTTGGAAGAAATTGCTATAACGCCTGCCGTTTACGATTTGCCAGGCAAGTTTGTGCATCAACCTGTAGCTGCAAAATTGTTGGAGGGAACAGGTGTCCCAGAGGTTACCCCAAAGTAAGCGGCTTTCTAAACTCCGGTATGTACAAATGAACTCGTCGTTAGTGGAAAAGATTATGGTACTTTTACTTATTTGTCAGGGATACAAAAGATTCCATTCTAATCCAATTTGTTTCTGGTCACTAGAGGAATTTGAACAACAAACCGACGTAGAAGATCAAGCTTCTCAAATCAATGAGTACTGCAAGTTGGGGTGTGTATCTTCTGAATGCGGTGATAACATGATTACTACTCCCCGGTCCCAGACTTCCGGTAAAGTTATCAAACACactcttttttcctttttctttttttttttttccttttttactttaattatagACTATTTCATCAAATCGTATTCGTATTCGAAACTAGACGAAGAGGTCCAACGATGTAACAATGCATGCTTGGAGCTCTGCAACAAGCACTACAATATTGCAGTTGCTGTCACGGCTTAAGGCTCGGAGATATCACGTCCAAGCTGGCCTAATATATCTTATATGCTACCTTTCTATTTCGGATGATTGTCGTGTGTCAGTGTTGTACTGTATAATATTTCGCATAATTTCCAGTGTGTTATAAATAAAGTCGTCATGTATGTATGACGAAGAATGTATATTGCATTATGTAGGTATCTTTAATACTTACCATACTATTATCAGGACATGCCGATGTATATGTTCTGTGCTTTCGTAAGTTGATTGATGACATGGTTATGCTAAATTGCTCTCCCACATTACTAACATATGTGTACACCATTCACAGATCACGACGCCCTCTCTACTCTGTACTGGCTCATGGCAAGGACAGCCATGTTCCATATTTGTTAGGCTTTTACCGGACTCGGTTAATTCTATTCTACAATGAATTCTCTAGATTTACCGACTATGCTAAGGCTAGATGATTCTAGGCTCTAGCAACCTTCCTGAACAACCTAAGACATTCTGGATGATTTCTTTGGAGTCCTGCCTTTCTAGTATTCACCGGTTCTCTTATGAGGTCGGTGTTGCTGCACTATTAACGCCTTGGACATTCATGGATCTTAGAAAAAAATCTTTAATTTTGataatgaacaaacatgaactcGATCACTCTTACAAACAAAGGTGGTCCCAAATCCTTGGAAACTGGCACAAAGTTGAATAGTATCATTTATTTCTTGCCGGGAGTGAGGTTTGCATAGTCTGTTGGTCCATAAGGCTCGAACAGTTCTGCGAAaaatctcttcttcctcttcggaTTGCAACCCATATCCTTGCACAACTGATCGTTATACCAAGTATGCAATGCGCCAATACAAGCACCCCTACTAGAGTAGCGTTTCATATATTTTTCCCACTCCAACATATCTTTCTCCATCTCTTTTATACTTGGCAACTTGAATCCGTCTTCGAGAAAATGTGCTAGCCACCGACACCTCATTTCTGATGTATACAAATTTGCATAGCTCTCGGAATATCCAATTACTGCCAGTTGTGGAATTCGTGGATGAATAGATTCTCTGCAAAAGATACAATCTCACGGGACTTCATATAAATGAAATGAATTCTACGAACCAATGCGTAAAACACTGGGGCAATCATATTTACCTGTACAATGGGACCGTGGAGTTTAAGACATCTGTAATGTGCTTCTGAAATGTTGGTGACTTGAAGATGTTTTTGAGCTTTAAGTCACCCTTATAACCAGTACCAAGAATCACAATATCAGACTCTAGAGCTGCAGTTGCATCATCGTCAAATGTCAACCCGTTTGTGTAAAAGCCGAACCCCTTGGATTTCTTCAACAGAATGCTTCCTTCTTCTACCCTATCATAGAAATCTTTAGGTGCGATTGAGATCGAACAAGAAGTAACATCTGCTGAGAATCTATGTTCTGGGACCAAATCGTATTTCTTCAAGGGCAACTTAAATTTAATATAGCTTTCAACACATTTTGAAATTGCCCATCTCtgggaaaaggaaaaaagaaacatATATAATTAATTATCTCTGGATAAATTTGCCGTAAATTGTTTTAAATCAGAACTGACTTACCAAAGGTGAAAGTAAAGTAACTAAGAGACTAAGGAATCGTCCTTCACCAGGTTTGTAGAGCATCAGTTCGGAGAAACGATTAAGATATAGCGAAGCAAGAACGGTATATGGATTATAATCAGCGGGTATATTCCAATGTAAATTTCTGTATAACAACGTGCACGGATTTTCAACTCCTGCAAAAATTGACTAATGTTAAGAATTCATGGATATAAAAACATTCGATCAGTATGACTATTCAAAATGTAATAGTTACCGTTGACAGTGGCACATTCATTAGCAATGTCTAGAGCGGATTTTTGGAAGCCAACGACTGTAACACGTTTTCCTTTGACGAATTTCGTCGCTTCAGAATCCTCCATGGCAGAGTAATGCATAGAGTGTATAACTTTCCCATTAACGAAACCTTCTGGACCTTTCTTTGGTGGAAAATCAGGAATATTTGGAGTCCCGCTAAAGCGCCCGATGCACAGAATCACAAATTCTACTTCATATACTCGGGGATCTTGGCCTAGGTgtccttgaacagcagcagcacaggTAGTAGTAACTTCCCATTTACCTTTCGGATTAGTGAAACAGTTATCAGTAGCAGTACCACCCCAATGACTCCAAGAACGCATATCTTGGCCTTGTTGAACACAATAGTTGATGTCTATAACCTTGGTGTTGAATTTGATGTATGGGAGTAAACCGAAATGAAGAGCATAAGATTCTAAATACTCCATAACTTGATTATGATTTGGATACTCTTCTTGTACAGAACATGGCCATGGAAAATCAGAAAATTCATAAGCTTGTTTAGATGATTGAAGTTTTGTTGTTTTAGGAGTACGAGTCCAGACTCCACCAACACCAGGTTGTGATTCGAAAACAATGGGTTCAAATCCTTTTTCAAGAACGTATTTGCATGCTAATAACCCACTAATTCCTGCTCCAATAATACCAACTCTTCTTCCTCTCATCTCTACAATGAATATTAAAAACTTACAATGATTAGCTAGGTATACTGCTTACGATATATATGggtgtgtatatatataaaaatatatacacgtaAACGTATTCTTTCGTGCAAAGAAAGATACAGAATCGTctacttttaggatttttcttctcTATTTCGTGCAAAGACATATGCTGCACGGCAGAATCTTGAATTGTCTCCTTTCAGTATTTTTCTTCTCTGTCTGCTGTCTTTATTGCTTTATTTCTTTCGTATGCTGCTGGATACGTAGCTTCCTCGTTCCGTCTCCTTCCAGTCAGTAATTGTAGAGTATAGACCTCATCAGGGATGGGCCTATGAAGGGGCTAATCCGGGCTATAGTCCGTCCCTGAATTTTATGTTTGGTCCAtaaaacccgacccgggttaacCTACAGTCCACCGGGGAAAATCAATTATCTGGAGGTTCAAAAAAACTTAAATTACTTCTTTGCCCATCAGCATTCACGTGTGACTAACTTAAAGCTAAtccttttttgatttctttttagttGCAGAAACATTTAAACTTGAAACTGAAAGTTAAAACCACCGAAATAGATTTAGGGCATCGTAATCTAGGGTTTTAAGTTTCTAAACCACCTGAAACTGAAAAACTAGGcataaattcgaacaaaaaaccaaatcatcaacaaaaattgtTAACACCAGAACTATTGAAACAACAGTAAAGGAAGTAATTGAAGAACGAAGTACACCTTCATCAATagcaaacaagaagaagattgcTCCTTCAGCAATATCAAAGAGAAAGACAATCGATGTTACTCCTCCACGAACAATTAAGGGGAAGAAagcaaaaatccctaaaaaaGGTACGGCTTTCTAATTTTACTTCTTTGATCTGGAGCTATGACTGTTGAATTAGAAAATATTCATTTTTCTGGTTCCATTATAGGGGTTTGTGGTTTGATTTTATCGATTTGTTCTGATATTTTAGGTTTTATTAGATTTGTATGCATGATTTTGATTTATCCGGGATAACACATTTCATGATTGAGTAATTGTTCTCATGTTACAATGTGTTGCTATTGTAAAAATTGAAAGTacctattgatatgtactgtaagaAATCAGTACATATTCACATGTACTATGTGTGAAAACATTTTTATGCTTGAATGAAGAATCTGTACATGTTGGTATGTACTGCTGAATAGCTATTAGGTACATATCGGTATGTACTGACATGAAAGGGAAAAGGTACACATTAGCATGTACTACATGCAAGGTACATatcaatttgttttgatatgtaccaattgaaaaactcaCTTCTGACAGTTCATACCTAccagtacatatcaacatgtacagTTCTGATCATCATACAATACATATCAGTTTGTACTTGGGAAAGGTTGATTCATTGATGCAGTAAACCCCTAGCCCTAGCTTATGCTCGAATACGATCCTACATTACATACCGATACGTTCATAAGGGAaaagtgattt
This is a stretch of genomic DNA from Papaver somniferum cultivar HN1 chromosome 1, ASM357369v1, whole genome shotgun sequence. It encodes these proteins:
- the LOC113324907 gene encoding alpha-1-purothionin-like; protein product: MEAGKCVKAPHCALIMGVLVLGLLVVQTPVEAKSCCKSTVGRNCYNACRLRFARQVCASTCSCKIVGGNRCPRGYPKVSGFLNSEEFEQQTDVEDQASQINEYCKLGCVSSECGDNMITTPRSQTSDEEVQRCNNACLELCNKHYNIAVAVTA
- the LOC113324913 gene encoding probable flavin-containing monooxygenase 1, producing the protein MRGRRVGIIGAGISGLLACKYVLEKGFEPIVFESQPGVGGVWTRTPKTTKLQSSKQAYEFSDFPWPCSVQEEYPNHNQVMEYLESYALHFGLLPYIKFNTKVIDINYCVQQGQDMRSWSHWGGTATDNCFTNPKGKWEVTTTCAAAVQGHLGQDPRVYEVEFVILCIGRFSGTPNIPDFPPKKGPEGFVNGKVIHSMHYSAMEDSEATKFVKGKRVTVVGFQKSALDIANECATVNGVENPCTLLYRNLHWNIPADYNPYTVLASLYLNRFSELMLYKPGEGRFLSLLVTLLSPLRWAISKCVESYIKFKLPLKKYDLVPEHRFSADVTSCSISIAPKDFYDRVEEGSILLKKSKGFGFYTNGLTFDDDATAALESDIVILGTGYKGDLKLKNIFKSPTFQKHITDVLNSTVPLYRESIHPRIPQLAVIGYSESYANLYTSEMRCRWLAHFLEDGFKLPSIKEMEKDMLEWEKYMKRYSSRGACIGALHTWYNDQLCKDMGCNPKRKKRFFAELFEPYGPTDYANLTPGKK